One stretch of Pseudoramibacter sp. DNA includes these proteins:
- a CDS encoding TetR/AcrR family transcriptional regulator: protein MSSLYGKNRRENKHQNKQDRRVIKTKAAMRRAFTELLAEKPIRDIRVKELSERIHINRGTFYQYYRDIYDMQDHLEEELYNKFNEIFKDRPAPETFDDIKDRLLDIFTLLRQNADLTLALLGPNGDPKFVQSVQEMMRLRCINDLIRFNNEHSAEELSHDQLFNYSYAFIVSGCMGMMKKWLSEDPDKTPEEMVDIVSSVLMLGIENISVDQLKQKKTK, encoded by the coding sequence ATGTCATCCCTTTATGGAAAAAACAGGCGGGAAAACAAACATCAGAACAAGCAGGACCGCCGGGTCATCAAGACGAAGGCCGCGATGCGCCGGGCCTTTACGGAACTTTTGGCTGAAAAGCCGATTCGGGATATCCGGGTCAAAGAGCTGTCCGAGCGCATCCACATCAACCGGGGGACATTTTATCAGTACTACCGCGACATTTACGACATGCAGGACCATCTCGAAGAAGAGTTGTACAATAAATTCAATGAAATCTTTAAAGACCGCCCGGCGCCGGAAACCTTCGACGACATCAAAGACCGCCTCCTTGACATTTTTACCCTGCTGCGCCAGAACGCGGATCTGACCCTGGCCCTCCTCGGTCCCAACGGCGACCCGAAATTCGTTCAGAGCGTCCAGGAAATGATGCGCCTGCGCTGCATCAACGACCTCATCCGTTTCAACAACGAGCACAGTGCCGAAGAACTCAGCCACGACCAGCTGTTCAACTACAGCTACGCCTTCATCGTCTCCGGGTGCATGGGGATGATGAAGAAATGGCTGTCCGAAGATCCGGACAAGACGCCCGAAGAAATGGTGGATATCGTCAGCAGCGTTCTCATGCTGGGAATCGAGAACATCAGCGTCGATCAGCTCAAACAGAAAAAAACGAAGTGA
- a CDS encoding CPCC family cysteine-rich protein: MINLKNYKEMDCPVCGKTHFSKLSEDDISYEPYAQCRQCGWINDLEQTQNPDLEEGLNPMSLKRYRKVYRQKIKNNPNYNYQQAHFNPHQHPCPVCGKYVFNDISSFDICPYCGWEDDELMEAEPDKWAGCTNDLCLNDYRKRYRQMIKSEPDYKWKNDK, encoded by the coding sequence ATGATAAACTTAAAAAATTACAAAGAAATGGATTGCCCCGTTTGCGGGAAAACACATTTCTCAAAATTATCCGAAGATGATATTTCATACGAACCCTATGCTCAATGCAGACAATGTGGCTGGATCAATGATCTGGAACAGACTCAAAATCCTGATCTGGAAGAAGGGCTAAATCCGATGTCTCTAAAACGTTATCGAAAAGTTTATCGGCAAAAAATAAAGAATAATCCAAATTATAATTATCAGCAAGCACATTTTAATCCTCATCAGCATCCTTGTCCTGTCTGCGGGAAGTATGTTTTTAACGATATTTCATCTTTTGATATCTGTCCATATTGCGGATGGGAAGATGATGAATTGATGGAAGCCGAACCCGATAAATGGGCAGGGTGTACTAATGATTTATGCTTAAATGATTATCGAAAGCGTTATCGACAGATGATTAAATCGGAACCTGATTATAAATGGAAAAATGACAAATAA
- a CDS encoding DUF4417 domain-containing protein produces the protein MSKITNLVIDSFQAFLVKDAYFTDKEEYPIIPKKMVSCTIPKKIMPFEKAINYSGDLSDTFICTYSPDKNFERIRRHPKKYISFFKRTAGIIGFDYSIHSDMPMVKQKAQINDNLSLTYYYGNQGIPIIPNLRCGDDELLDEFLDAIPKHHLIAIGTHGFIKYKYQQYEWYCFLEKTLPKLQPSGIVVYGSLPGHLFDIFKKKYTFFYYVPWINANRKERQNDNKSCF, from the coding sequence ATGTCAAAAATAACAAATTTAGTAATCGACTCCTTTCAAGCTTTTTTGGTAAAAGATGCATATTTTACTGATAAAGAAGAGTATCCTATCATACCTAAAAAAATGGTTTCTTGTACTATTCCAAAAAAAATCATGCCATTTGAAAAGGCAATTAATTATTCTGGCGACTTATCAGATACTTTCATCTGTACATATTCACCAGATAAAAATTTTGAGCGTATTCGACGACATCCAAAAAAGTACATCTCTTTTTTTAAACGAACAGCGGGAATTATTGGATTTGATTATAGCATTCATTCCGATATGCCTATGGTTAAACAGAAAGCTCAAATAAATGATAATTTGTCTTTAACTTATTATTATGGGAATCAAGGCATTCCTATTATTCCTAATCTTCGGTGTGGTGATGATGAATTGTTGGATGAATTTCTTGATGCTATTCCAAAACATCATCTTATTGCAATAGGAACACACGGTTTTATAAAATACAAATATCAACAATATGAATGGTACTGTTTTCTAGAAAAAACTCTTCCTAAACTTCAACCAAGTGGTATTGTTGTTTACGGCAGTTTGCCAGGACATTTATTTGATATTTTTAAAAAAAAATACACCTTTTTCTATTATGTGCCATGGATTAATGCAAATCGAAAGGAAAGGCAAAATGACAACAAAAGCTGCTTCTAA
- a CDS encoding ImmA/IrrE family metallo-endopeptidase, with translation MNDKKNVKIQLPKSIYNQIEITVARIYKKLNLIPPIDPFEICQYFDIIVKPLFYNSLKNDGLSFYNPKYQKFIIYYDSKVCVERQRFTIAHELGHILLGHVNDSELAEIEANYFASYFLAPSPLIWVYECKSFTDVSNIFGISFTCATYSFKRAQNWYAYSGQIKPYEQELIKIAK, from the coding sequence ATGAATGACAAAAAGAATGTAAAAATACAATTGCCGAAAAGTATTTATAATCAAATAGAAATAACTGTTGCACGTATTTATAAAAAATTAAATTTGATACCTCCTATTGACCCGTTCGAAATTTGTCAATACTTTGACATTATTGTAAAGCCCTTATTCTACAATTCTTTAAAAAATGATGGCTTATCTTTTTATAACCCAAAATATCAAAAGTTCATTATTTATTATGACTCAAAAGTCTGTGTAGAAAGGCAACGTTTCACAATTGCCCATGAACTTGGACATATTCTATTAGGACATGTCAACGATAGTGAATTAGCTGAAATCGAAGCAAACTACTTTGCCTCTTATTTTTTAGCACCATCACCATTAATTTGGGTATACGAATGTAAAAGCTTTACTGATGTTTCAAATATTTTTGGTATATCATTTACATGTGCTACATACTCCTTCAAGCGTGCACAAAATTGGTATGCTTATTCTGGGCAAATAAAACCTTATGAACAGGAATTAATAAAAATAGCAAAATAA
- a CDS encoding helix-turn-helix domain-containing protein produces the protein MKGFGNRILSLMGKNNITQGELAKMIGVSPTTMSRYVNDEREPKAETIANLATALHTTTDYLITGQQNDNSFENTYRLVQRGASTLTLEEKLDLMKVLLSDE, from the coding sequence ATGAAAGGATTTGGAAATCGCATTTTATCTCTCATGGGGAAAAACAATATTACGCAAGGAGAACTCGCTAAAATGATTGGCGTTTCACCTACTACAATGTCACGTTATGTTAATGATGAACGCGAACCGAAAGCAGAAACTATTGCCAATTTGGCAACAGCGCTTCATACTACTACTGACTATTTAATCACCGGACAACAAAATGATAATAGCTTCGAAAATACTTATCGTCTTGTTCAACGCGGTGCATCTACTTTGACGTTAGAAGAAAAGTTGGATCTTATGAAGGTATTGCTATCTGATGAATGA
- a CDS encoding type II toxin-antitoxin system RelB/DinJ family antitoxin, translating into MTMTNVNIRMDSNLKKQFAAFCDDIGMSMTTAFNVFAKQALREHRIPFEIGEKPYNEETNAAIAEARFLAKHPEVGKTFDSLEALIKDLESDSDD; encoded by the coding sequence ATGACGATGACCAATGTTAATATCCGAATGGATAGCAATTTAAAAAAACAATTTGCAGCCTTTTGTGACGATATTGGTATGAGTATGACGACAGCTTTTAATGTATTTGCAAAACAGGCATTAAGAGAACATCGTATTCCGTTTGAAATTGGTGAAAAGCCTTATAATGAAGAAACAAACGCAGCAATCGCAGAAGCACGCTTTTTGGCTAAGCATCCTGAAGTCGGCAAAACCTTTGACAGCCTTGAAGCGCTTATAAAAGATCTTGAAAGCGACAGTGATGACTGA
- a CDS encoding type II toxin-antitoxin system YafQ family toxin has protein sequence MTEYKIKRTTAFKRDYKRIKRRGYKLELLWTVIEKLVNDEVLPEKNKDHALTGQYSGFRECHISPDWLLVYKIEEDVLILTLSRTGSHSDLF, from the coding sequence ATGACTGAGTACAAAATTAAACGAACCACTGCTTTTAAACGCGATTATAAACGTATTAAAAGAAGAGGTTATAAATTAGAATTACTGTGGACAGTGATCGAAAAACTAGTCAATGATGAAGTATTACCTGAAAAAAATAAAGACCATGCATTGACGGGACAATATTCAGGATTTAGAGAATGCCATATTTCTCCAGACTGGTTGTTAGTCTATAAAATTGAAGAGGATGTTTTGATATTAACCTTATCCAGAACAGGATCGCACAGTGATTTGTTTTAA
- the ilvA gene encoding threonine ammonia-lyase, with protein sequence MTKPLTIEAFEEASERVKDVTIPTELVYSDYYSQANGAKVYLKPENMQRTGAYKVRGAYYKVSTMAPEDREKGLITASAGNHAQGVAYAAKKFGVKAVIVMPTTTPLIKVNRTKALGAEVVLYGDVYDEACDHALKLADEKGYTFIHPFDDPTVATGQGSIAMEIIKELPLVDVILVPVGGGGLATGVSTLTKLLNPKIKVIGVEPEGAACLTASFKNHKVTTVEHINTIADGTAVQTPGKIIFPYLEKNLDDVITVPDAELVEAFLDMVENHKMIVENSGLLSVAALSHLDVKGKRVACVLSGGNMDVITMSSVVRQGLILRDRIFTISVLLPDRPGELTRVSSVIAKTGGNVIRLEHNQFVSINRQDAVELKITMEAFGTEHKQQILDTLEKNGYAPKIAQTLLS encoded by the coding sequence ATGACAAAACCCCTTACCATCGAAGCTTTTGAAGAAGCGAGCGAACGGGTCAAGGATGTCACCATCCCCACCGAACTCGTTTATTCTGATTATTATAGCCAGGCCAACGGCGCAAAAGTCTATCTGAAACCGGAAAACATGCAGCGCACCGGCGCCTACAAAGTCCGCGGCGCCTACTACAAGGTGTCCACCATGGCGCCTGAAGACCGGGAAAAAGGACTCATCACCGCCTCGGCCGGCAACCACGCTCAGGGCGTCGCCTACGCGGCGAAGAAATTCGGCGTCAAAGCCGTCATCGTCATGCCGACGACCACCCCGCTCATCAAGGTCAACCGGACGAAGGCCCTCGGCGCAGAAGTGGTCCTCTACGGCGACGTCTACGACGAAGCCTGCGATCACGCGTTAAAACTCGCCGACGAAAAGGGCTACACCTTCATCCATCCCTTTGACGACCCGACGGTCGCCACGGGCCAGGGTTCCATCGCCATGGAAATCATCAAGGAACTGCCCCTCGTCGACGTCATTCTCGTTCCCGTGGGCGGCGGCGGCCTGGCCACCGGCGTCTCGACACTGACGAAGCTCCTCAACCCGAAAATCAAGGTCATCGGCGTGGAACCTGAAGGGGCCGCCTGCCTCACCGCCTCTTTCAAGAACCACAAAGTCACCACCGTGGAACACATCAACACCATCGCCGACGGCACCGCGGTCCAGACTCCGGGCAAGATCATCTTCCCCTACCTTGAAAAGAACCTCGACGACGTCATCACCGTTCCGGACGCGGAACTCGTCGAAGCCTTCCTCGACATGGTCGAAAACCACAAGATGATCGTCGAAAACTCCGGCCTCCTGTCCGTCGCCGCCTTGAGCCATCTGGACGTCAAGGGCAAGCGCGTCGCCTGCGTCCTCTCCGGCGGCAACATGGACGTCATCACCATGTCTTCGGTCGTGCGCCAAGGCCTCATCCTCAGAGACCGCATCTTCACGATCTCCGTGCTCCTGCCGGACCGCCCGGGCGAACTGACCCGGGTTTCCTCGGTCATCGCCAAGACCGGCGGCAATGTGATCCGCCTCGAACACAACCAGTTTGTGTCCATCAACCGTCAGGACGCCGTGGAACTGAAGATCACCATGGAAGCCTTCGGCACCGAACACAAGCAGCAGATCCTCGACACCTTAGAAAAGAACGGCTACGCGCCGAAAATCGCACAGACTTTGCTGTCGTAA